From Suncus etruscus isolate mSunEtr1 chromosome 6, mSunEtr1.pri.cur, whole genome shotgun sequence, one genomic window encodes:
- the LOC126011397 gene encoding protein argonaute-4, with protein MVRHFKMQIFGDRQPGYDGKRNMYTAHPLPIGRDRVDMEVTLPGEGKDQTFKVSVQWVSVVSLQLLLEALAGHLNEVPDDSVQALDVITRHLPSMRYTPVGRSFFSPPEGYYHPLGGGREVWFGFHQSVRPAMWNMMLNIDVSATAFYRAQPIIEFMCEVLDIQNINEQTKPLTDSQRVKFTKEIRGLKVEVTHCGQMKRKYRVCNVTRRPASHQTFPLQLENGQAMECTVAQYFKQKYSLQLKYPHLPCLQVGQEQKHTYLPLEVCNIVAGQRCIKKLTDNQTSTMIKATARSAPDRQEEISRLVKSNSMVGGPDPYLKEFGIVVHNEMTELTGRVLPAPMLQYGGRNKTVATPNQGVWDMRGKQFYAGIEIKVWAVACFAPQKQCREDLLKSFTDQLRKISKDAGMPIQGQPCFCKYAQGADSVEPMFKHLKMTYVGLQLIVVILPGKTPVYAEVKRVGDTLLGMATQCVQVKNVVKTSPQTLSNLCLKINAKLGGINNVLVPHQRPSVFQQPVIFLGADVTHPPAGDGKKPSIAAVVGSMDGHPSRYCATVRVQTSRQEISQELLYSQEVIQDLTNMVRELLIQFYKSTRFKPTRIIYYRGGVSEGQMKQVAWPELIAIRKACISLEEDYRPGITYIVVQKRHHTRLFCADKTERVGKSGNVPAGTTVDSTITHPSEFDFYLCSHAGIQGTSRPSHYQVLWDDNCFTADELQLLTYQLCHTYVRCTRSVSIPAPAYYARLVAFRARYHLVDKDHDSAEGSHVSGQSNGRDPQALAKAVQIHHDTQHTMYFA; from the exons ATGGTGCGGCACTTCAAGATGCAAATATTTGGTGATCGGCAGCCTGGTTATGACGGCAAAAGAAACATGTACACAGCACATCCACTGCCAATTGGACGGGATAGG GTTGATATGGAAGTGACTCTTCCAGGTGAGGGTAAGGATCAGACctttaaagtgtctgttcaatgGGTGTCCGTTGTAAGCCTTCAGTTGCTGTTAGAAGCTTTAGCCGGGCACTTGAATGAAGTGCCAGATGATTCAGTACAAGCACTTGATGTCATCACAAGACACCTTCCCTCCATGAG GTATACTCCAGTGGGCCGTTCCTTTTTCTCACCTCCTGAAGGTTACTATCACCCTCTGGGAGGGGGCAGGgaagtttggtttggttttcatcAATCTGTGAGACCTGCCATGTGGAATATGATGCTTAATATTGATG TATCTGCAACTGCTTTCTACCGGGCTCAACCTATCATTGAATTCATGTGTGAAGTTTTAGATATTCAGAATATCAATGAACAGACCAAACCTCTAACAGACTCCCAGCGTGTCAAGTTTACCAAAGAAATCAGAG gtcTTAAAGTGGAGGTGACTCACTGTGGACAGATGAAACGCAAATATCGAGTTTGTAATGTAACTAGAAGGCCAGCCAGTCATCAAAC TTTTCCTTTACAGCTGGAAAATGGTCAAGCTATGGAATGCACAGTAGCTCAATACTTTAAGCAAAAGTATAGTTTGCAACTGAAATACCCCCATCTTCCCTGTCTCCAAGTGGGACAAGAACAAAAGCATACATACTTGCCACTTGAG GTCTGTAATATAGTGGCAGGACAGCGATGTATAAAGAAGCTTACAGACAATCAGACTTCCACGATGATCAAAGCCACAGCAAGATCTGCTCCTGACAGACAGGAAGAAATCAGCAGACTG GTGAAGAGTAACAGCATGGTGGGTGGACCTGATCCGTACCTTAAAGAATTTGGTATTGTTGTCCACAATGAAATGACAGAGCTAACAGGCAGGGTACTTCCTGCTCCAATGCTGCAATATGGAGGTCGG aataaaacagtAGCCACTCCCAACCAGGGTGTCTGGGACATGCGAGGAAAGCAGTTTTATGCTGGCATTGAAATTAAAGTCTGGGCAGTTGCTTGTTTTGCACCTCAAAAACAATGTAGGGAAGATTTACTAAA GAGTTTTACTGACCAGCTTCGTAAAATCTCTAAGGACGCAGGAATGCCCATCCAGGGGCAGCCTTGTTTCTGCAAGTACGCACAAGGTGCAGACAGCGTGGAGCCCATGTTTAAACACCTGAAAATGACGTACGTGGGCCTACAGCTAATAGTGGTTATCTTGCCTGGAAAGACACCAGTATATG CGGAGGTGAAACGTGTTGGAGATACCCTCCTTGGAATGGCCACACAGTGTGTCCAGGTGAAAAATGTTGTGAAGACTTCACCCCAAACTCTTTCCAACCTTTGCCTGAAGATAAATGCAAAGCTTGGAGGAATCAACAATGTGCTTGTACCTCATCAAAG GCCCTCAGTGTTCCAACAGCCTGTCATCTTCCTGGGTGCAGATGTCACACACCCTCCagcaggggatgggaagaagCCTTCCATTGCTGCTGTTGTTGGCAGTATGGATGGCCACCCCAGCCGGTACTGTGCCACTGTTAGAGTGCAGACTTCTCGCCAGGAGATTTCTCAGGAGCTCCTCTATAGCCAGGAGGTTATCCAGGACCTTACCAACATGGTTCGAGAACTGCTGATCCAGTTTTACAAATCTACACGTTTTAAACCCACCAGAATCATCTACTACCGTGGAGGGGTCTCTGAGGGACAAATGAAACAG GTAGCTTGGCCAGAACTAATAGCAATTCGAAAGGCATGCATTAGCTTGGAAGAAGATTACCGGCCAGGAATAACGTATATTGTGGTACAGAAAAGACATCACACAAGACTCTTCTGTGCAGATAAAACAGAAagg gTGGGGAAGAGTGGCAATGTCCCAGCAGGCACTACAGTGGATAGTACCATCACACATCCGTCTGAGTTTGACTTTTACCTCTGTAGTCATGCAGGAATTCAG GGAACCAGCCGTCCTTCACATTACCAGGTCCTGTGGGATGATAACTGCTTCACGGCGGATGAGCTCCAGCTCTTAACTTATCAACTGTGTCACACCTATGTACGGTGCACACGCTCAGTCTCTATTCCAGCCCCTGCCTATTATGCCCGACTGGTAGCATTCAGGGCAAGGTACCATTTGGTGGATAAAGATCATGACAG